The Rhododendron vialii isolate Sample 1 chromosome 3a, ASM3025357v1 nucleotide sequence TCACCATTATGTTCCTCCCGTACTTTCGGCCTCATTCTATTTTAAGTTGAAATTGTAACATTCATTAGTATCCCTTTTGGGAGAAGAGGAACAATAAATGATGCTGGATCCAACTTTGGAGCAACaatagtttttcttttgaatttggataaattcattttttgggGTACAAGGGAAACTGTAGCCAAAGTAAAGCTAGCACTTAGCTATGACAACTTCAGTCTGGTTTTCAAGTTCCAACTCAAGTGAGGCAGCACGGAAGCCAGGGCGTATCCAACGATTCCCACCCATATCAATCTAATTATCCCTTTGGAGCCTTTGATTTATGAAGACCATATTCTACTCTAGTTAGTGGATTTGCGCTTGAAATTATCCATTTCAGCAAATCATGCACGACAGTCGTATATTGTAACTAGTGGTGTATCTTCTTACCCTATGAAGCATGGATACAGATATGAGATATGGATACGCCATTGCGCAAAACCCTGAAAAAGTAGGATAGGGATACTGCCAAGATGTGTTTGTAAAGAAGTTGTATAATTTTTAGAATCATGTTATACATCAGTCCACGAATAGTGAAACAAATTAGGGAACTTGGGAATAAGTTGAATAGCATTATCTAATTGATGGAATATGAATGCACATAGGGTGTAACGAGGATTTGTCAATTCGACAAATTATGGTAAAGTGGGATTTTACTGTATTCTTTCGTTTTTGTTCTATAAAAATGTAACCAAAATATAGGAAAATTTTCTAAATGCTCAACAATATCTATATTTTTGTTAAATGCTTATTGGTTTTCTTCTCATTTCATAGTCCACTTACACAAGACTAGCAAATTTTGCGTCTCTAGCTAAATGTCTATTAATTTCTTTCCGTTTTGTATCCTTTTGGTTGTTAGATCAGGAAGTGAACAAAAAGGGGAGGTTTTTTGGTATCAAATGCAAAACACTGCAGCAACTGCCTTGTACTCCCTAAATACACGTTAAGAAGTCAGACTAGCTAACATTCCTTGATTTCTCTGCTATCTTACCATATAGCAGCAAATTCAGATGATCATTTCAAGGGACGCAGTACGGGGTTTTAAATTGCCATTGCTTTCTTTAAtcataaaactgaaaactgggAAGGGGCGTTCTATGCATAGGATTTCATTCCAGTCAACCTTAACCCTGCCTGCCATTAAACTAGATTGCTGATGTAATATTTTCTGCTTTTGTTTGGCAAAAAGTAGTGCTTTTGTAATTTAACATTGTATCTCTCTTTTTGCAGGTTCAATGTTGTGGCATATTTGCAACAAATATGGTGGTTTGAAGTAGATGGGGTAGTAAAGTTCCCTTTTCCAGCCGATATATATACCCTTTCATTTAGGATTCACCTCGGAAGATTTTCAAAGAGGCTGGGGCGGCGTGTTTGCTATTTTGAGCACACCCATGGCTGGGAGATAAAGCCTGTACGTTTTGAGTTCTCAACTTCAGACGGCCAACAGGCATCGACTGGGTGCTGTTTGGATGAGACTCAACAAGATGAGATTAACGGCTACCACAAGCGTGGGTGCTGGATAGACTACAAGGTGGGCGAGTTCATTGTAACGGACCCGGATCCTGATACCGAAGTGAAGTTTTCAATGAAACAGATCGATTGCACTCATTCCAAAGGCGGGCTTTGTGTAGATTCTGTATCAATTATGCCCAGTGACCTGAaagatcgaagaagaagaaaagggattCTGAAATAGTCATTTGGTGACTTGTTCTTTTGTAGTTTCTGTGATCCCGGAAGGTTTTAGTCGGGATTTATCTGTCTGGTTATGCTCTGAGAGCATTCGAGGATGTCAtaatggtcttttttttttgctgtagTTATGTGTCCTCTACTTGTAATTCTAATTCTCTGTAGCCTTGTTTTATACCATACCAATACCATTCCAGTAAGAATAAGTGAATATGCTTTTGTTATGACCTGCTTTTGGCAAAACAAGATTCACTTGAGCTTTTGTAATCTAATTGAGATGTGAATGAGTTACAGattttcgtcacaaattgccAGACCATTGTTCTTGCTAGTAGTGGTGTTTCATCCGTCTTCTTTATCCTATTTTCAGGCTTTTGGAAGATGCGACTTGAGGATTTTTTGCTGTAATTCGGACGATTAGTTTGATCCATTTTTGTTGTATGTTGTTAAGAGTTTGAATAAGCTCTCTTGCACTAAAAATCCTCTGTAAAATCCTATCCACAGtcgtttcaattttcttttgatgtGTGGCATGCGGACTGATGACTTCAGGTTCTATTTGGACAGTTAATCTGTGAAAGTGATTTTTAGGTCCTAAGAAGTTTGTCTACAGCTtcttctatttatttatttatttttttcctttgttaaaCTTAATCTATGTTATTCTAGGGAACTTGGGAAAGAGGAATGTGGCTTACCAAAATTAAACCTTGCCCAAGTGCACGGGGGTATAAGTCCTCACCACTGAGGTAGCCAACTACTTGCAAAATGTTTAAGCCCAATGTCTCTATCTCAAGGACTTTAAATAAGTTGTTTATGCTAAATATGCTTTTAGTTGATGTGTGTGAAGAGCTATCTAGAAATCTCTAATTTTTGaactttcccttgttttttcgTTCCGCAaagattcttattttgtaagtacttattttttgctttacgagacaggttATTTTCTTACAATCAGGGATGGATCCAGGAATATAGCCTAGTGGGGACACAATGTTAATCATAATGgtgaaagttcatttttttagtcTAACCACAATAAGATTGTACAAAATTAAGGTATGCGTTactaattacaaaagtttataatgcgtactttaagttaaattaggtaaaaaatgagcacaaaatctcagaaatttttttaaagtatgttttaaatgaacatcgacaagttttagaataatcgaactagttttgttaatgactttattgtaaaatatttcTACCAGacagttaaaaataaagagaatcaagaaaaaatagctttaaataaacaaacagctcataaaacaacaaatataaatgTACCATATGATGAGATTCaagcataaaactaattctatatgtgtatttttgagatatatataagtgtgtatatttatacattagcacactttcataattatgttaaattatacaaaaatattaaatatatatattttaatttcgagtggGGCCTAGGTCTGTCCCTGCTCACAAtttatcacctttaattcaataaataaatacttatttccctCTGTGGAATGGGGCCCTACCGGTAAGACTAGTATCTATCAATTTTGTACCATACTTGCAATAAAACAATACACATACCTAGGTGTCATGTACTGCCCAAAATAACGGTCGATATCGGACTTGTACCGGAATCTCGCCCAGTACAAAAAAACATCATGTAATTTTTTCTCTTGCTAAAAAAGCTTGAATTTTGAGataattcaataaaatttgGAGTCTATAATATGTTAATCATCTCAATCTATTACGACTAATGTTAAGGCACGTCAAAGTGTTAGGATTTGTTTTATTTCTCtactttaaattttttggttattcgtaaatatatcaaaaaaatatgaagcGGTCAATCTGAAACGGTACTGAAATATACATAGGTACCGGCACGTACTGTACCAACAGAGAAAATTGTCCTCTTACCGGTACGGAATTGACAACTTTGGTTAATTAAGACAATGGGGGAAAGATGTGGTGGTCgttaaagaaataaattagCTTCAATCACTAATATATGCatgtttttattgtttgttttggctcaaactttttttttttttgcttgtttcttttgtcttttgctTGTTTCAATACAAAATTCATGATCTCCAGCTCAAAAGAAAATGAGGATGTGGCCTAGGTCAGTTCATAGCTATTTCCACAGGCTGATTAATTGACAAAATTAAGGcaccgtttgtttgggcgtaaaatattttttggtaaaatgttttacttatttttcgatgtttgattttgtaaaaaagaatatttttcattaattggatgaaaatgacttacctttaaatatttcgtaagttattttcctaTATGAACCCACAGCTTTCTACTACAATTTTCATtgctcagttttctcgatcgtcagttctaacccacgttcaatttcaatattttagATCTCTCTATCGTTTAAGTCCCCTCTCTCTTTatattattttgttgatttctgaaaatatgtttgagtgccaaccaaataccgaaaaataaaagtttaaagtttgctttttgaaaaaatattttacatgaatttttttttttacattgtaaaacattttacatcgaaacaaacagagcctaagatGTGAAACCCAAAAGAAATTTACATTTGAAAACTGTTTTAAGAGAATTGATATTTACGCTCCATTTTTTGATGCAGACGctttattttcaaaatgaaattactagtaactttatgaacaaagtggagTGCCTGCATAAAAAAAAGGAGCGCAAATATCAATTTTCCTGTTTTAATCCATTAGTATCTGTTTACTGCATAAATGTTTGGGTTATTTTCAAGGACACCCCTTCaactattttgttttattaacACATGACCCCCTTATGTTTAAATTAAACTCATCAACCTCACCCCCTCGTCTATCAAAACTCATCAACTATACCTCTGCGGCAAAATTCGTTAAAAATTTGGATGGAAACCAGTGAAAAGACAAATATACCTTTCGTATGTTAAAATAGGATTTTTGTACTTAGAAACTTTGGGCGCtgttattcgcagccctctattttctcccataacccgttaaaaattttcaattatactcgacagttagttaccgaaattgagatatattttcagtatccaattactgaaatataatatttttttcaacagctatttaccgaaaatgcattttcggcagttgtttaccgaaagttgaacatattttcgacatgtagttaccgaaatattatcttgttttcaacagcaatttaccgaaatgttatttatgattttcaacaactatttaccgaagtATAGTgagctatgagagaaaataaagggttgcgaatagcggTGCCCGAAACTTTTTCACTCCACTCCTGTTCGACCCAGAATAGAAAAAAcgaaaaaccctaaaacctaCGTTTGATCAATCTCACCCACAATCTTATCGTTTGAAACCCTCAATCTTATTGTTCTTGGTTGCTGGTGGAGGCCGGCGTGGCGACAGGGCTGTAgggtttttttcccattttctgcattttttttttgtttgtgtccAATAAAGCTTAATTGAGACCACGAAGCAGTGACAGCGGCAAGGGGAACGACAGCGATTTGAGGTGTATGTGGGCTGATGTGGAGTTTTGCGGAAGCGGCTATTTGTGGCGATGGAAGGCAGCAGCTAAGGGGCCgaggttttgagattttggtttGCGCCATGTGGGTTTCTGATTGAGGGTTACGATGCGGCTGATGAGGTTTCtgattggggttttttttaggGGTTGTTTGGGTTTGATTCATAGGCTAATGAAGGGGTGTTTTTGGTATGATGTGGGAGTTATTTAAGGGCTGTTTCAGGGCTGATTTGGGGGTCTGTTAGGGGCTATTTCCGGTGTTGGTTTGTGGCAGCGGCATGCCGATGGAAGGTGATCTCGGTGATGGCAGCACCGTGGTGGTATTTTGGTTTGAGCATTAGGTTTAGTTGGTATCTTGCCAACATGGTGTATTTGGTTGGTGCATTTGATGTATTTTCTTATCTAAAAATTGAGAGGTGGAGAAGTAGGTTAAGATCTTGCGAGAAGAAGTTgttcaatgtttttcttttgctactgtattttactaatttcattttgtatccTATTTTCATTGTGATGAATGCAattatttttgccgataaaatttggttttcaaaatctCGGGTTTCAAAATCTGGATTTGGAAATCATGGGGGAGTAGAGAGAGCAGTAGAGATTAGAGATGAAAGAGAGATGGCTGTTTTGGTgggttttcatttttctaagAGAGCAGtcgagatgagagagagagtataaagATATGGGTTTTGGTGTATGTAATGGTTTAAGAGGTATGAATACCCCAAGGCTATTTTCCGCCCAAAGCCATGGGCATTTTGGggtcaaattttattttttcgtccAATTTAGGTTAAAAAGTTACTCCCGCTGTCTTTTTTTTAGAgtgtagtattttattttggactgtccgTTAATAAATGTCTATCTTGTAAAGTTAGTGAAAAAAGTTAATGCATCCTTTTCTATTTTGCTCCGaaaagtaaatttcattttaaaaagttagtgtgtaaaaatgtaatgatgatatcttcaCATAGagtaagtagagaaagtagagataaaagttgatatgaaatgtgtaatgatgatgttctattaataagttggagttacgaagcaggacacttaaaaagggaacGTATGGAGTAACATTTCTTAAGAGAACTTGACCGAAGGGGTTGTGGCTGTTGAGTTTTGATAGATGAAGAGGTGAAGTTGAAGATCATGTTGACAAAACGTGATAATTAAAAACACGTCCTTGAAAATAACCCTaacggcctgtttggatgccggATATGAAGTCGGATTTGTGAGCCCCCCTGATTTGTACTCCGGCTCTCCCTCAAATCCGgtgtttggttcagttttttgGAAGGGGGAGATAAACACTGTAGAGGATCCATGTCTGGCCGAAGGTGGATTTGTGAAGGGGAGGTTAGACCCCGTCGTTGGCAAATCCGGGGTGTTTTCAGACGATTTTACCCCTCCAAATCCCCCTTTATCTTTTCTCAgacttgttttcattttttgaaaaccagaccaacgagagagagagagagagagagagagagagagagagatatcttCCGGCCAAAAAACTCAGCTGAGGGATGACCGGCAGCGGCGGCTGACGGAATGACCGGCGGCAGACGGGAGATGCTTTGGGGGAGGTCGGATCTGTGGACCGTGGGTTGGGTTTCTGCAAATTTGAAGGGGAAGAGgtagtggcggtggtggggaGTGAAGGGGAAATGGTCTCTGTCTGCAAACCCGTGGGTGGGGTTTCTCTCAAATGGGGTTTTTGGAAATTGGAATGGGGACAGGGAATAGGTAGTGGCAGTGGCAGTGGCAGTGGTGAGAGTTGGTGGAAAATATCGAGtaattgtaatttatttcagaacaagtgaaaaatatcaagtaattgtaattaatttgaaataaaaCCAATTTTGAGCATCAAAAATCAAGGGGGGTAATTCAGTCATTCGACATCTAATCCCATCATATATACCTTTCATattcttcttttcaaaaaatcttccaaacacctcattacaAATCCTCTCTTCTTAAGAGGTGGGACCACCcttcttaacatatcacccctcattacatatccaccttCAAATCCTCCCTCATTttatatccacccaaaacaaatcctccatccaaacgggcagtaaatgttttcactttttgtacCACCTCGTCATCTGCTCAAAACCAGACAGCTACAGTATTTGTTTTTAAGGAAACGGATCAAAGTAGGTATGGAGTATCTGAATTTACTACTATTAGGAAAATACTAGTACCTTAAAAAtctcaagaaagaaaaattcagGCTATGTGTACTGCGGTTCAGCTGCACAGACAATGGAGTACATATTCCATGCGCAGATCGTTTTGGGACCTGTTTTGGGTCTCACAAgcatgatcggaatcgttcattttatttaaaataaattttttagggtttctgtaaaaaataagttttgccAGATACCGGTAAGAGCCTgtacaaaacatccaactttgttcTAAAATTTTTGGCCTGAATTCTGGGACAAAGTTAGATGTTTTGTAAAGGCCTCTCTACCTATATCCGGTTGAAATGAATTTTTATAGAGGCccttatttaaatattttgaacaaaataaatgaCTTCGATCATgtttgtgggacccaaaacaTGCCGTAAAACAATTTGTGCATGGAGTATGTACTCCATTATCTGTGTTGTTAGCATTAGTGGAGAAAAAAAGGGGCACGTTTTTTTCCCCGTACGACAGAAAAAAGACATTGATAATTAATTACACTATACAGGTTTGTTGTAACCTTTCATTCATGGTTGCCTTTACCGTTTGTTGTAGGAGACCATTGATAATTAATTACACTCTGATCACAAAGGACAACAAATGGTTTTGGACATTTCACAAataacgatttttttttttcgttcttaTACATTCATCTGTTGCTTGTTTTGGCCTTTGATTTCCTTAAAGTTTCATATATGGATTTTGGTAGAAGGGAAAggtaaaaaatcaaaagatttactTAAAGTTTCATCTATGTATTTTGGTAAAAGTGTTTTTCAATTCAGTTCCAATCCATCCAAgttttttgtcatctttttaTGTCATAATATCAAATGAAAAGGACGTGTTAGGCATAAATTTAGATATGTGTATGATTACcagatcaatttttttccatagTTAAAGTGATCTATGCATCGGGATTATAAATTGCCGATAGAATGAATCGATTGAATCGTGCAAATTGAAATCGTGGTGGATCGTAACAGTATGAGAACTAAATCCCAATcaagaaaatgagaagaaaaaaaaatcaaatagcTAGTACGTGTTttactttctctttcttctttggcATATCAAAACTAATTTTCTATTAACTGGCATATGGTAATTGGTGAATTCCtcaactctattttttactttttccgtCATCATCACATTTGTTTGTAGTCCTATCTAAGACAGGTTCTTCCTAATTaacccaaaaaagagagagctaTACATTGAGTAGTTAAATGTAATAGGATGCAGTGCACTGTATGTAGTGCGTTGTGTAGTGCGGCATTataaccgtccaaaagtgttttcaacggttcaaattaaaaataagctCTTTCCtagaaaagtttatttttaatctgaatCATTAGTTGATGAGATCGATGATTGTGGGTTGTCCTACAGGCGCACTACACAGGGGTTCACTACAGCACCCCTCGGATCCGAAGTACTCTATCTTCTCGACATATATAAAGTGGTTTCTCCTTTGCATGATTTTTCAGTATTGTATCAAATTTTTGGGTAATTAGGAGAAGAAGGGGCACACCATGGTGAATTTGAACATGTTAATGGGTCATGCTGGCCTTTTCGTAAGTAAATAATGCAGGAAAGATACAGTACAATTTACAGCTAACAATTTCATGCAGTATTATGTTTCCGTAGGCATAAGGATAGCATATACGTACTCTTCAAATAATTGGTCCTTGCTTgcccaacacacacacaaacttgTGTGTACAATTGTTGATGGTTGTAGCACTACCCGCGATCAAGATGGTTTTTCCACCTCATGCTAAAAGAATTTATTCACATTTGATTTAACTGCATATTGTTTTATTGCTAGAATTTGTATAGGTCTATTCTTAAATTCAAGATGTAATGTTATTAACcctaactttcaaaaaaaaaaataaattattaactCTAAAATGAGATCCACGTGCAAAACACGTGTACCTTTACTAGTAATAATGAGCTTTTTATCTCTAGGTCCgaaaaatagaaagtaattcTCACCAGATCTcctttaattaataaaacactgaaactctatgaaagtgtctaaaatccTAGGTcctgaaagtgcctaaacttaAAGGTTTATAGGGCAAAACTTGATTTCTAACAAGACTATTGAGGCGTACATCTTTTCGAAACATGTAGGATCAGTTGTATCAAAATCTAATAAAGTCAGATAAGTATCCTACGTGATTTCTAAGTCTCAATGACCCCACTATACTCTTCCTAACTGGAAGGTTCGGATTTTACAATGAACGATTCAAACTTGTCAGAGGGGGCGAATTAAACTCGAACAGTTCATGTCGAAATGGACAACCGAATCAACCGTGCTACACAGTATAATGTGGCAGATGAACTACAATCCATAAATGGACCACAACCATATTGCACCTTGATTTTACTAGATTCAAGCGGGACTCATTTAACCATATCGCatcatgatttttttaatgcatCTTGCTAGGGTAGTACCGTAGTAGGTTCACACATGTCTATTActcttccgtcccaatttaaatatCTCATACGATTTTTCGTGCATTtttaaactttcaaaaaatatatttcacatatgattattttattttattccaccaaattaaaaaataatatgcagaagtatatttttttgaaatttaaaaatgtataaaaaatcataaaaaacatttaaattgggaccgAGAGAGTATATCTCTTGCTAGATTCCTTTTGTGGAGTCGCCATCTCTAGCTGTACCTCTCACTTCCTCTGTTCCCTACCAAGGCCCTGTTTGGGCCCCCGACCATCAtgcattatttattttttgcatttaatTTGCAAGTTTGGGAGATGATTCTAAAATATATTACGTCACTATACATTCTGAAAAataagggaattttttttttatatctcttcgattttgaccaaaaatttattttggtccttcacctttcaatttcggcataaaaatacttcgactttccaatttttttcaatgtcatcctttagAAGGAATCCATTTTCTTTGAGTCCGCGCCGGACCCTCTCCGGCTACCGGATGGCAGATCCGAAcggtccaaaaattctaaaaaaaaaaaaaacatgggggCCTACgtggaaatcaacggcatccaatatGTGTACGAcacttgatccaaacacccgaTTTTTCCGGTGTTGGTTTGTGGCAGCGGCATGCCAACGGAAGGTGATCTCGGTGATGGCAGCACCGTGGTGGTATTTTGGTTTGAGCATTAGGTTTAGTTGGTATCTTGCCAACATGGTGTATTTGGTTGGTGCCTTTGATGCATTTTCTTATCTAAAAATTGAGAGGCGGAGAAGTAGGTTAAGATGTAGCGAGAAGAAGTTGCTCATTGAATTTCTTTTCCTACAGTATTTTactgatttcattttgtatccTATTTCCATTGTGATGAATGCAattatttttgccgataaaatttggttttcaaaatctCGGGTTTCAAAATCTGGATTTGGAAATCATGGGGGAGTAGAGAGAGCAGTAGAGATTAGAGATGAAAGAGAGATGGCTGTTTTGGTgggttttcatttttctaagAGAGCAGtcgagatgagagagagagtattaagATATGGGTTTTGGTGTATGTAATGGTTTAAGAGGTATGAATACCCCAAGGCTATTTTCCGCCCAAAGCCATGGGCATTTTGGggtcaaattttatttttccgtcCAATTTAGGTTAAAAAGTTACTCATTCTGTCTTTTTTTTAGAgtctagtattttattttgaactgTTCCTTAATAAATGTCTATCTTGTAAAGTTAGTGAAAAAAGTTAATGCATCCTTTTCTATTTTGCTCCGaaaagtaaatttcattttaaaaagttagtgtgtaaaagtgtaatgatgatatctctaCATAGGGTAAGTAAAGAAAGTAGtaataaaagttgatgtgaaatgtgtaatgatgatgttctattaataagttgaagttacgaagcaggacacttaaaaagggaacggatggagtaacaTTTCTTAAGAGAACTTGACCGAAGGGGTGTGGCTGTTGAGTTTTGATAGATGAAGAGGTGTGTTGAGTTTTGATAGATGAAGAGGTGAGGTTGAAGATCATGTTGACAAAACGTGATAATTAAAGACACATCCTTGAAAATAACCCTAAAtgttttcactttttgtacCACCTCGTCATCTGCTCAAAACCAGACAGCTACAGTATTTGTTTTTAAGGAAACGGATCAAAGTAGGTATGGAGTATCTGAATTTACTACTATTAGGAAAATACTAGTACCTTAAAAAtctcaagaaagaaaaattcagGCTATGTGTACTGCGGTTCAGCTGCACAGACAATGGAGTACATATTCCATGCGCAGATCGTTTTGGGACTTGTTTTGGGTCTCACAAGCATGATCGGAAtcgctcattttatttaaaataaattttttagagtttctgtaaaaaataagttctgCCAGATACCGGTAAGAGCCTgtacaaaacatccaactttgttcCAAAATTTTTGGCCTGAATTCTGGGACAAAGTTAGATGTTTTGTAAAGGCCTCTACCTATATCCGGTTGAAatgaatttttattattttgaacaaaatgaacaactTCGATCATGTTTGTGGAGCCTAAAACGTGCCCTAAAACAATTTGTGCATGGAGTATGTACTCCATTGTCTGTGTTGTTAGCATTAGTGGAGAAAAAAAGGGGCACGTTTTTTTCCCGGTAcgacagaaaaaagaaaaaaaattcaagctgcGGTTCAGAGGAAAAAGGGTCACGTTTTTTTCTTCGTACGACACAgaaaaaagataaacaaaacTACGGTACTTTCTCAAATACTACTACTCCTCTCATATCAGTCTCCAACGTAGGAATATTGATATTGTCTGGCGGGATGACGTGCG carries:
- the LOC131318416 gene encoding F-box protein PP2-A15; amino-acid sequence: MGASLSNLTESNGYANGGPGPGLGDIPESCVACVFLYLTPPEICNLARLNRAFRGAASSDSVWEGKLPPNYRDLLDLVMMPPERYRNLSKKDIFALLSRPVPFDDGNKELWLDRVTGRVCMSISAKGMAITGIEDRRYWNWLPTEESRFNVVAYLQQIWWFEVDGVVKFPFPADIYTLSFRIHLGRFSKRLGRRVCYFEHTHGWEIKPVRFEFSTSDGQQASTGCCLDETQQDEINGYHKRGCWIDYKVGEFIVTDPDPDTEVKFSMKQIDCTHSKGGLCVDSVSIMPSDLKDRRRRKGILK